The stretch of DNA GTTATAACACTAACACAGTTCACTTGATAATGTGATAAACAGTGTGTTACTGGAAACATCGGTGGTGCTCACCTCGCTGCCCTGGCCCAGCATGTGCAGGTGCTCCAAGCAGTGTCGGCTCAGGTTGCGCAGGGTTCCCTCGGCCAGCAGCAGGTTCTCGTGGGATTCACAGACCAGGGTGAAGCCCAGACTCTGAACCCCAAGCCAGAGGGCACTCATCTCCTTGGTGAAGGGGTCTCCGGCCCGCAGCCGCACCACCCCGCTGTCGGCGTCCTGCAGGGCCAGAGTCTCATCGCCCGGCACCGTCTCCACCAGCATCCGTCCGGAGGCCTCCCTGGAGAGGGAGACGGCACTGCGGACCTGCCTGAGACACAGAGGACCAGCAGAAcattaacacagacacactggaaGCTGATCACACAGAGCTTTAGTTTTTATCATGTGCAGGAACACGTGTGTGCTGTTATTAGATGAAATACGGTAAAAAGCTGCACTGGTGCATTGAGGACTGTGGGTCCTCTGATAGCTGACACAGGCTCCCTTAAAAAGTGCCTGAAGAGAAAAGTCTTGATGGTGTTAGCGTCTTCATTTGGAtttaaatatctaaataaaacaataatgacAGCTTGAGTCTGGAAGTGTGCTCAGATCTCAGATAaaggcacaacaacaacaacagaaagacaacaaacacagccgCAACTTGGGAATTAATTTGAAGGCTGTTAAAAAACTTTACCAGGATAAATAAAATCCTTCCCTGTTACAAACTACATTAAAACACTCACCTCGCCACCACCGCCACCTTCTCCTTCTGCAGCAGCCTCCTCTCCTCCGGGCTGAGCTGCCGCTGCTGTTCGGACAGAACCGCTTCATCTGGACCAAAAACCCGCGAATAAAGAACCCGACTCTCCCCGGCCGGAAGCGCACTGACCGGGCAGACCGTGTGGATCAAGAAACACCGAACCATCTTCTTACGAGTGGACAAAAAGCCACCAAACGCTAAATATTACCTCTGTTTACTGGTGTTTTTACATCGCAGTACGCATGCGGAATATTTACTTCCGTGTTGGTCAGCTGACCGCTCTCGGCTCCCGTTGTTTTGCTGGAGATGAACACAAGATGGCGCTCGTAGACTACAGcatattctttctttctttctttattattattaccaaactattattattattattattattattattattattattattattattattattattattattattattattattattattattattattattattatttgttatatttAAAATTGATATAATCAAACATTCTCCACCAGTGAGAGGGGAAATGGTTTCATTTAACTGGTTAACTgattaattataatatatatatatatatacatgttgTCTTAATATATATAGTTTATAGTTTTTTCATTACAATCATAATTTTGTGTTTATTGatgttcagtgttttattgatacatttgtttgtttatgtttatatttaaataagatcAATGACAACCAAAATACCAAAAGTGATGTATCACAGTGTGGTAGGTAGGAGTGGACGAAATCATGACtgcaggaggcaggaggaggctgcagagtgAGATCAGAGATCAGACAGTTTAAGGCTCtctgcagacaaacagagagttaatccaacagctgctgctggtcaCACTTCTTTACTCTGAGaggctctgctctctctgtgtgtgtgtgtgtgtgtgtgtgtgtgtgtgtgtgtgtgtgtgtgtgtgtgtgtgtgtgtgtgtgtctaaactGCAGTGATggagggaaaagaaagaaaacgttGACTCCACATCCCATTAACCCCCCACACCCTCCGCCCTGCAGGAACAGGCAGCAACGCTGCAGGCACAGGtttctatgtatttatttatttatgtatttatttagtggGATACAGGAACCATGGTGGTGTGCATTGTTTGGATCAGGGTGTCAGATTCTTAGTGGCCTCTAGTTAAAGGGAGTCTCCCCTCCTCAGCGAACTGCAACCTTCAAAGGCTGTTTGCATGAGTGATAGTAATCTCAACAAGCCACAGACCTAAAATATGTGTAGAAACACAATATTATAATTTAGTAAAAATGAGTTTCAAGTGCCTGAAAGTGTTGCATACTTCCCAGTTAGTCTAACTAATTAGTTTCTTTATTTAATAAGAAAGGACTCCAATATTAGCAGTTAGCAGCATTAGCTGCATTAACAGTAGTGTGAGGGATCTAATCTCTGTGCTCAGATATACAAGGAAGTATTTCTGCAACACCCACATGATATGAAAACATTAACCAGTTTGCACACAATAACAAAGTAAATAGGAATTAATAATTAAGCCCAAATCAGATGAGAATGTGAAAGTGAAGCCAgaggcacagctgctgctctgaggatCTGTGAAGTGTTTGCAGCTGCTCGTGTCAAGATCACCACAGAAAAAAGTCAGAGCAAGTTTCAGTGTTTCTGAACTATGAGTCAGATTTCCCTGTGATGAAACAAACCAGCTGAATAAGAACAACAACAGGATGTGGGTGAAGGGAAAGACAGTCAGTCTGTGCGGACCAATGGCGGCGAGGCTCGCTCTCGTTTGAAATGAAGGAAGCTGAAGGAAACATGCTGCAAACGATGTCAGTCTGCAGGTGAACTTAATACACAAGCTGGGAAAAAGGAGAAGTTTCTAACCCCCACCCTTCCTCTGAAACCACACTGATGTGCTCCATGTTCCACCGCCCTTCAGGTTGTTCTGCCCTTTTTATGAGCTGGTTTTGACAGTTTACTGTCAACAGGGTCACCACAAACAGGGGGTTTATGGGTGACACCCAGGCTCCGAGCTGTGTGCGatagctgctcacacacactcacaaaggaAAGGGTGGGGTGATGTTACAGGGGTCACCTGGAGACAGGTAGGGGTCCCTGTGACTTTTCATCATGACGCTAATTTTAATCTGAATTAACAATCCCACACAGaatacatcaaaacaaacagacaaacagatgtTTAGGCCTGAATAACTTATCTTTATGTGGAAACACATGGTTAAATCGACATCTTTAAGGTTTTTTCTTCGTACACAAAAGCTTGTTTGAGTCTGAATATGAACAGTGTTCATTCACTTGTAGAGTCCCACAGTCGCTTTTGAATAATCGGTCCCTCTAATTGGACGGGTCCAGTTGTAAAGTGTGGCTCAGTCGTCTCCTCTAAAGCTTGCATTGAAAGGGTCTTGAAAGTGTCGCATTATGTATGAGCCTGgcgtgaaggtgtgtgtgtgaggcccctcaaacagctcctggatcGCCTCATTCGGACAAAAGCTGCAGCCTCATTGACGAGTACATGTAAAGATCACTGCAGTTTTTTGTCAAATCTTACGTCACACTCTCTGGTCTCAGGTTTGATCTTTAGTATCCTGctgatactttttttttaaaggttgtaAAGCATCGGTCTGCTCAGAACTGGCTGTGAATCAGAGCTCCGTTGGTGGAATGCAAACAAAAGGCTCGGCCTCTGTTCCCACCGCTGCATGGCCGCTGAGAAGCTGATTTCAAATGTTGGGAAAGCGCCAAAAGGGAGAGGGAGTAATGCTTTTATAACCTCCCCTCCATCAGATTAGTCACGTGTTTACAGCACATGGTGCAGGACTGTTGACCTCCTGTCAGAACACGTCAGGCtgccaggcacacacacacacacacattcctgtgtgtgtgtaggcacgtgctgcagcagagaggccaCTCCCAGGCTAGAGAGGgaaaatttgaaaaaacagGAACTGCTGTGTGTTCAGGAAGAGCGGCGACCCGCCAGGCTGAGAAGGGAGACCAAACAAACGGCAGGCGTGCTATTCTTAGAGCTCCGATGTGGAAAACTGAAGGTTTGCTTTGACTGCAGCCTGCACAGCTCACAACACATCTTTAACTCATCTGCATTTATGTTTGCTAAATAAAAGTCAAAGTTGTCCGTCTAGGTGAAGACGGCGCTTGTTTAAAAATATCAGAGCTGCTCATTTGGAGACAGATGTGGAAAACTCTGCTCTGAAGaccatgtaaaacacacagaggtgaacAACATCAAAGCGAGTGAGTAGAGGAACGTTTACAGACTCAGTGAAAACTCAAGCCCAGTCAAATTAATCTAACTTTAAAGTGATCAAGTTAAATTTCTTGAACCTGAAAAGATCAATAGAAGCTCAAATGattcagcacaaaaaaaaaaaaaaaaaaaagtactgtaCAACTGGTATGAACGCACGTTGGATGTTTATTTCAGCAGCTCCCCCACGAGCCTGCACCAAAATCCTGAAACCATCCTTCTCATTATGAACAGtcatcagctctgcacagaggaCATTTTATCTCTGGAAAAAGTCTGAAAGATTCAAAGCCAAACAAGGTATTTTTTCCCCCTagatcaaaaaacaaaaatctttcATACTCGCTGACCTGCAGCATCAGACAGAACAAAGAAATCTCACTGCAAAGTTAACAGGTAGGTTTGTTTGCTTTGGTATCTTCGGactgagaaaataaaatgttctgctgaacagagagaaccaaacaaaacaaaaaaaaacccaaaacagcagctctgcattaTTCTGCTTTTACAATTTATCATTAAAATATCCAATTCTGTCGCATAAAAGCATCCTTTCAACAAACCAATGACTACATCAGAGGGATCAACacatcaaaaaaaagaaaacaatttaagatcagtatttaaaaaaagaagaaaaaaaagcacttcGTTACTTCAAGACATTTAAATTAAGTGCTTAAATAAGGTGGgacatgacaaaataaaaccaaaaatatCCAGTGAGAAACACAAACCTTACACTTGGCTCTGTGGTATCGTTGTATTATTGCAATCTGGAAGTGACTTGTGCTGCTATTGCcagcatattaaaaaaaaatatacaaaaatgaaAACGGGCAGTAGGTCCgagtggttttaaaaaaaagcacaaatcactaaaaaaaatctttttttaaagccatCCTTTCGTGGCTTTCCCCTCTCTACATTTGCATAAATAACTCACTTTGCTATAGTAAATTGAAACTTTGGAGGTTTCTGCTGGCGTAATCCCAGAGGGTTAGTCCTTGCTGATGGGGTGAGGCTCCGTGAGGAGGTCATACTGAATCTGTTCTggtggaggcagtgtgtgtgtttcagagaggCAGTGTAGGGCGGGACGAGGTGGTGCTCACAGCTTCTTCAGCCGGCTGTACAAATCCCTCTTGCTGCGCTCTCCTGCCCAGGTGCGGCTTTTAAGGCGAAACTTCCTCAAGTCCTCCTTGAAGTCCTCGTGGTGCATGGGCCGGTAGGACTCCGGTTCACATTGTGCCTGCACAGGAAGAGAGCGAGAGACGGGTTCAACGTACGGACTGgccattaaattaaaatgcacaGATGAAGGCTTGTGATGGCATGTaaggagaagaaggagccaAACGTACCTGAAAATGAGGGAAGAAGTCTTTGTATCCACCCTTGAGGATGTAGAGCTCGGGGTAGTGGAGTTTGGGGTACTCATTCATGGCACGGTCCCGCTCCCTGACGAAGCGACACATGCGAGGGCCGCGCTCCGACGAGAACTCGCAGTGGAAGATGATGACGACGCGCTTGTCTGGGCAAGCCGGGATGATGGGGGTCTTGAGGAGGTAATCCTCCACCTGGTCTTCTTGATGAAGGTTCAGAGCTCCCTGAGACGGCAGATATGGACAGATATATCAGTGACTGTCAGCGTCCAAGCAGCAGACCTTACTCGTCTTGGCCGACATGTTGGCAGCTGTTGACTCACCTTGATGTGTCCTCCATCAAACTCGTAGGGGTAGCGGCAGT from Parambassis ranga chromosome 22, fParRan2.1, whole genome shotgun sequence encodes:
- the ap5s1 gene encoding AP-5 complex subunit sigma-1; its protein translation is MVRCFLIHTVCPVSALPAGESRVLYSRVFGPDEAVLSEQQRQLSPEERRLLQKEKVAVVARQVRSAVSLSREASGRMLVETVPGDETLALQDADSGVVRLRAGDPFTKEMSALWLGVQSLGFTLVCESHENLLLAEGTLRNLSRHCLEHLHMLGQGSEVLLKSNRIDVLISRLLPHGQLLFLNHRFAQSLEKEVVAYMAK